Sequence from the [Clostridium] scindens genome:
GTCTATATCCCGCGTCAGCAGACTGCTCTTCGTGGCGATGGCAATGCCGAATTCAAACGCATCGCACAGTTCCAAGGCATGCCGGGTAAGAAGCAGTTCCTTTTCATAAGGATTGTAAGGATCACTCATGGCTCCCGTGGCCACGACTCCTCTCTTTACCTTGCGGCGCAGATCGTCCCGGATGATCCGAAGCGCGTCCTCCTTAGCCATGACCTTGTCAAATTCCTGGATGCCATAGCATTCGGAGCGGCTGTCGCAGTAGATACAGCCATGGCAGCAGCCCTTATAGATATTCATATTATAATCGGCGCCAAACCATTCCCCGGGCTTTTTCATCCTCGTCACGATGGTCTTGGCGGGAATATATTCGATCACAGGCTTATTTCCTTTCCCAATGCTTCTAAGGTTACGTAGCCAGACGGCGTTCCATCCTGTCTGGCATATACCTCCAGGCGATGAAAATGAAGCGGCACATTCTGAGGCTCTTCTCCACAATACTTCAGAAATGCGTCCATCACCAGATCCGGCTTTAAGTTCTGCTCGCTTCCGGTCGCAAGGAACAGATGCCATCCATCCTTGCATGCCTCCATATTATAGATCATCGGCTTGATATCCACTTCTTTCTCGCTGCGTTTTGTCTTCTTCATCACCACGATTTCAGGAAGACCCATAAATGCTTCCGTCTTTTCGATCCAGCATTCCGGGATGTCTTCTGTTATCTCAGATGTCCTGGAAGACGCAAGCAGCGTCACCTTATAATCAGCGGCGGCAACGATCGTCATGCCGCTTGCCTTCTTCTCATCCGGAATCTCCCGGAAGCTTACGACCTCCACGCCTTCCACCATGGCCTTATTCAGCCGTTCTAC
This genomic interval carries:
- a CDS encoding TIGR03936 family radical SAM-associated protein — encoded protein: MKARIKFRKYGVMKFIGHLDMMRFFQKAMRRAQIPIALSGGYSPHMIMSFAQPLGVGLTSDGEYMDVELKAPIASAEAVERLNKAMVEGVEVVSFREIPDEKKASGMTIVAAADYKVTLLASSRTSEITEDIPECWIEKTEAFMGLPEIVVMKKTKRSEKEVDIKPMIYNMEACKDGWHLFLATGSEQNLKPDLVMDAFLKYCGEEPQNVPLHFHRLEVYARQDGTPSGYVTLEALGKEISL